The Arachis hypogaea cultivar Tifrunner chromosome 19, arahy.Tifrunner.gnm2.J5K5, whole genome shotgun sequence genome has a window encoding:
- the LOC112779775 gene encoding O-fucosyltransferase 1 isoform X1: MRRAGFHRQHARQGVGSGFKAMVVKLSVAALVLLICTVSLFYSSTGTSNAPSSYRSEIRLAELWNNADSGGWKPSSAPRTHWPPPPTESNGYLRVRCNGGLNQQRSAISNAVLAARIMNATLVLPELDANSFWHDDSGFHGIYDVEHFIKTLRYDVKIVESIPENQKNGKKKKIKALQMRPPRDAPISWYTTDALKKMKEHGAIYLTPFSHRLAEEIDNPEYQRLRCRVNYHALRFKPHIMKLSQSIVDKLRAQGPYMSIHLRFEMDMLSFAGCFDIFTPEEQKILKKYREENFAPKRLVYNERRAIGKCPLTPEEVGLILRALGFDNSTRIYLAAGELFGGERFMNPFRSLFPRLENHSSVENSEELVQNTRGLAGSAVDYMVCLLSDIFMPTYDGPSNFANNLLGHRLYYGFRTTIRPDRKALAPIFIDRENGRTAGFEEAIRKVMLTTNFGEPHKRVSPESFYTNSWPECFCQTSAKNPADRCPPNDILNILDNGLQKEATEQTNSTIS, translated from the exons AGCTCTCGGTTGCAGCTCTGGTGCTCTTGATCTGCACCGTATCTTTGTTCTACTCTTCAACTGGAACTTCAAATGCTCCATCCAGTTATCGCTCTGAG ATCCGTTTAGCAGAACTTTGGAACAATGCTGATTCTGGTGGTTGGAAGCCATCTTCGGCACCACGAACCCATTGGCCCC CTCCTCCTACTGAGAGCAACGGCTATTTGCGTGTTCGATGTAATGGTGGGCTAAATCAGCAGCGTAGTGCA ATATCTAATGCTGTTCTTGCTGCTCGAATCATGAATGCTACGCTGGTTCTACCAGAGTTGGATGCAAACTCATTTTGGCACGACGACAG TGGTTTCCATGGTATCTATGATGTTGAGCATTTCATCAAGACACTGAGGTATGATGTAAAGATTGTTGAAAGCATTCCAGAAAATcagaaaaatggcaaaaagaagaaaataaaagcattacAG ATGCGTCCCCCTAGAGATGCTCCCATAAGTTGGTATACGACTGATGCTCTCAAGAAAATGAAGGAACATGGTGCCATCTATCTTACACCCTTTTCACATCGCTTAGCTGAAGAAATTGACAATCCTGAGTACCAAAGGTTGAGGTGCAGAGTTAATTATCATGCTTTAAGGTTCAAGCCGCATATCATGAAGCTAAGTCAATCAATCGTTGATAAGCTACGTGCACAAGGCCCCTATATGTCCATACATCTTCGGTTTGAGATGGATATGTTGTCATTTGCTGG ATGCTTTGATATATTTACACCTGAGGAGCAAAAGATTTTGAAGAAGTACCGAGAAGAAAACTTTGCACCAAAAAGACTAGTCTATAATGAAAGAAGGGCCATTGGGAAATGCCCATTGACTCCAGAGGAG GTTGGTCTTATTTTACGTGCACTGGGTTTTGACAATTCTACCAGAATATATCTAGCTGCTGGTGAACTATTTGGTGGGGAGCGATTTATGAACCCGTTTCGAAGTTTGTTCCCTCGACTGGAGAATCATTCTTCAGTGGAAAACTCAGAAGAGCTTGTTCAGAACACTAGGGGATTGGCAGGTTCTGCTGTGGATTACATGGTCTGTCTTCTTTCTGACATCTTCATGCCAACATATGATGGCCCAAGCAACTTTGCGAACAACCTCCTCGGGCATCGCCTTTATTATGGCTTTCGGACTACAATCAGACCTGACAGAAAAGCTCTTGCTCCTATCTTCATCGACAGGGAGAATGGGCGTACAGCAGGTTTTGAAGAAGCTATTAGGAAAGTCATGCTTACAACCAATTTTGGTGAACCTCATAAACGAGTTTCTCCGGAGTCTTTCTATACAAATTCTTGGCCCGAATGCTTCTGCCAAACATCTGCAAAGAACCCTGCTGACAGATGTCCACCAAATGATATTCTGAATATTCTCGATAACGGATTacagaaagaagcaacagagcAGACAAATTCCACAATATCTTGA
- the LOC112779775 gene encoding O-fucosyltransferase 1 isoform X2, protein MLILVVGSHLRHHEPIGPVSICSSPPTESNGYLRVRCNGGLNQQRSAISNAVLAARIMNATLVLPELDANSFWHDDSGFHGIYDVEHFIKTLRYDVKIVESIPENQKNGKKKKIKALQMRPPRDAPISWYTTDALKKMKEHGAIYLTPFSHRLAEEIDNPEYQRLRCRVNYHALRFKPHIMKLSQSIVDKLRAQGPYMSIHLRFEMDMLSFAGCFDIFTPEEQKILKKYREENFAPKRLVYNERRAIGKCPLTPEEVGLILRALGFDNSTRIYLAAGELFGGERFMNPFRSLFPRLENHSSVENSEELVQNTRGLAGSAVDYMVCLLSDIFMPTYDGPSNFANNLLGHRLYYGFRTTIRPDRKALAPIFIDRENGRTAGFEEAIRKVMLTTNFGEPHKRVSPESFYTNSWPECFCQTSAKNPADRCPPNDILNILDNGLQKEATEQTNSTIS, encoded by the exons ATGCTGATTCTGGTGGTTGGAAGCCATCTTCGGCACCACGAACCCATTGGCCCCGTATCTATCTGTTCTT CTCCTCCTACTGAGAGCAACGGCTATTTGCGTGTTCGATGTAATGGTGGGCTAAATCAGCAGCGTAGTGCA ATATCTAATGCTGTTCTTGCTGCTCGAATCATGAATGCTACGCTGGTTCTACCAGAGTTGGATGCAAACTCATTTTGGCACGACGACAG TGGTTTCCATGGTATCTATGATGTTGAGCATTTCATCAAGACACTGAGGTATGATGTAAAGATTGTTGAAAGCATTCCAGAAAATcagaaaaatggcaaaaagaagaaaataaaagcattacAG ATGCGTCCCCCTAGAGATGCTCCCATAAGTTGGTATACGACTGATGCTCTCAAGAAAATGAAGGAACATGGTGCCATCTATCTTACACCCTTTTCACATCGCTTAGCTGAAGAAATTGACAATCCTGAGTACCAAAGGTTGAGGTGCAGAGTTAATTATCATGCTTTAAGGTTCAAGCCGCATATCATGAAGCTAAGTCAATCAATCGTTGATAAGCTACGTGCACAAGGCCCCTATATGTCCATACATCTTCGGTTTGAGATGGATATGTTGTCATTTGCTGG ATGCTTTGATATATTTACACCTGAGGAGCAAAAGATTTTGAAGAAGTACCGAGAAGAAAACTTTGCACCAAAAAGACTAGTCTATAATGAAAGAAGGGCCATTGGGAAATGCCCATTGACTCCAGAGGAG GTTGGTCTTATTTTACGTGCACTGGGTTTTGACAATTCTACCAGAATATATCTAGCTGCTGGTGAACTATTTGGTGGGGAGCGATTTATGAACCCGTTTCGAAGTTTGTTCCCTCGACTGGAGAATCATTCTTCAGTGGAAAACTCAGAAGAGCTTGTTCAGAACACTAGGGGATTGGCAGGTTCTGCTGTGGATTACATGGTCTGTCTTCTTTCTGACATCTTCATGCCAACATATGATGGCCCAAGCAACTTTGCGAACAACCTCCTCGGGCATCGCCTTTATTATGGCTTTCGGACTACAATCAGACCTGACAGAAAAGCTCTTGCTCCTATCTTCATCGACAGGGAGAATGGGCGTACAGCAGGTTTTGAAGAAGCTATTAGGAAAGTCATGCTTACAACCAATTTTGGTGAACCTCATAAACGAGTTTCTCCGGAGTCTTTCTATACAAATTCTTGGCCCGAATGCTTCTGCCAAACATCTGCAAAGAACCCTGCTGACAGATGTCCACCAAATGATATTCTGAATATTCTCGATAACGGATTacagaaagaagcaacagagcAGACAAATTCCACAATATCTTGA